The Komagataeibacter sp. FNDCR2 nucleotide sequence CCGGGCATGCGCGCGGGCGGGCTGGGGGCGGCGTGCCTTGTGGCCTATGTGGGGCAGGATGCGTGCGATGCGGCGGGGCATGCGGCGGCCTCCGCCCGGGCGGAGGCCATGCTGCGCGTGATTGCCGGGCTGGGCCAGATCGCGGACGTGCGGGTATGCGACAGCGCCGGGGCCGTGCGCGCGGCCCATGCGGCGAGCGACATCGCCCTGATCCCGGCGGTCGAGAACGGCTACGCGATCGGGGAGGATCTGTCCCTGATCGCCACGTTCCGCCGCCATGGCGCGCGTTACATGACGCTGACGCATAACGGGCATAACCGGCTGGCCGACTCGGCGCGTCCCATGCGGCATCTGGGGGATCCGGACAGCGTGCATGGCGGTCTTTCGGCGCTTGGGCGCGACGCGGTGGTGGAGATGAACCGCGTGGGCATGCTGGTCGATGTTTCCCACACGGCGCGCAGCACGATGATGCAGGCGCTCGAACTGTCCCGCGCGCCGGTCTTCGCCAGCCATTCCTGCGTGCGCAGCCTGTGCGACCACCCGCGCAACCTCGATGACGGACAGCTTGACGCCCTGAAGGCCTGCGGCGGCGTGATCCACATCACCGCCATGGACGCCTTCCTGCGCCCGCGCGACGTGCGCGAGGCGCGTGCCGTCACGGTGGCGGATTTTGTGGACCATATCGATTACGCCGTGCAGCGAATCGGAATCGCGCATGTCGGCATCTCGTCCGATTTCGATGGCGGGGGCGGCATACGCGGCTGGGCCAATGCCGCCGAATCGGGCAACCTGACGGCGGAACTGCTGCGGCGCGGTTATGACCGCGCCCAGATCGCGGCGCTGTGGGGGGAAAATTTCCTCCGCATCCTGAAACAGGCCGAAGATGTGGCCGACACAATGGCGTGAACATCGCTGCCCGCCCGCTCTGGATCACTTGCCCCCAACCGGCTATATCCTGTGCCGGATTGATGAACATGGGACAAGACATGACCACCAGCACCGACTACAAAGTCAAGGATCTCTCACTGGCCGAGTGGGGACGCAAGGAAATCTCCATTGCGGAAGGCGAAATGCCGGGCCTTATGGCCCTGCGCGCGGAATATGGCGCATCCCAGCCGCTCAAGGGCGCGCGCATCGCGGGTTGCCTGCACATGACGATCCAGACCGCGGTCCTGATCGAGACGCTGACGGCGCTGGGGGCCACGGTCCGCTGGTCTTCGTGCAACATCTTCTCGACCCAGGACCAGGCCGCCGCCGCCATCGCCGCGACGGGCGTGCCGGTCTTCGCGTGGAAGGGCCTGACCGAGGACGAGTTCAACTGGTGCATCGAGCAGACGGTCAAGGGACCGGACGGCTGGACGCCCAACATGATCCTCGATGACGGTGGCGACCTGACCATCCTCATGCATGACAAGTACCCCGAACTGCTCGAGGACGTGCGCGGCCTGTCCGAGGAAACGACGACGGGTGTCCACCGCCTGTGGGAAATGGCCAAAAAGGGCCTGCTCCGGGTGCCGGCCATCAACGTGAACGACAGCGTGACCAAGTCGAAATTCGACAACCTGTACGGCTGCCGTGAAAGCCTGGTGGACGCCATCCGCCGTGGCACGGACGTGATGATGGCGGGCAAGGTCGCCGTCGTGGCCGGTTACGGCGACGTGGGCAAGGGTTCCGCCGCCTCCCTGCGCAACGCGGGCTGCCGCGTGCTGGTGACGGAAGTCGACCCCATCTGCGCGCTTCAGGCCGCGATGGAAGGTTATGAGGTCGTGACGATGGAAGAAGCCGCCCCGCGCGGTGACATCTTCGTGACCGCCACGGGCAACGTGGATATCATCACGCTCGACCACATGCGCGAGATGAAGCACCGCGCCATCGTGTGCAACATCGGTCACTTCGATTCCGAAATCCAGATCGGCGCGCTGCGCAACTTCAAGTGGGACAACATCAAGCCGCAGGTGGATGAGGTCGTCTTCCCCGATGGCAAGCGCCTGATCGTCCTGTCCGAAGGCCGCCTGGTGAACCTGGGCAACGCGACGGGCCATCCGTCCTTCGTCATGTCCGCGTCCTTCACCAACCAGACGCTGGCGCAGATCGAACTGTGGAACGCGCCGGAAAACAAGTACGAAAACAAGGTCTATACCCTGCCGAAGCATCTTGATGAAAAGGTCGCGGCACTGCATCTGGCCAAGGTGGGCGCCCATCTGTCCAAGATGACCCCGAAGCAGGCCGAATATATCGACGTACCGGTGAACGGGCCGTTCAAGAACGACCTGTATCGTTACTAAGACTTAAGTAACCACTACGGGTCCCGATACGCGTAACCGGCCCGGCATCCGCCGGGCCGGATCCTTGATGGAGAACGAGAATATGAGCATCTTCGGTTCAATCATGTCCCGGATCTTCGCGTATACGGGCCTCGACCACGCCAGCGCCGCGCCCCCGGCAGCGGCCCCGGCCGCGCAGTCGGCTGCCGCCACCACGGCACCAGCCGCCGCCCCCTCCCCCGCCCAGCCGGTGGATGTGGATGCCGTGCTGGGCGCCATGGCCGCGAAAAACCCGGAAAAGCTGAACTGGCGCACCTCCATCGTTGACCTGATGAAGCTGCTGGGGCTGGACAGTTCCCTGACCGCGCGCAAGGAACTGGCCACCGAACTGCACTACACCGGGGATATGAACGATTCCGCGTCCATGAACATCTGGCTGCACGCGCAGGTCATGCAGAAACTGGCGCAGAACGGCGGCAAGGTTTCCCCCGACCTGCTGAAATAAGACGGGACGGGGCGATTACCGGGCGGGCGGACAGGCGGGGGCCAGCGGGCACGACGCGCCTGCCCGCCCGTTTCGTATTGGCCCCGCCAGAACCGACACGACACCCGCGACACGCGGCATGATGGAGGGATACGCGATGGAGACCGTGCCCGATTTCCCCTTGGCCGACAGCACATCCCTGCTGTCGGACATGCCATCGGCCGCATCCGTGTCCAACGGGCT carries:
- a CDS encoding DUF3597 domain-containing protein, yielding MSIFGSIMSRIFAYTGLDHASAAPPAAAPAAQSAAATTAPAAAPSPAQPVDVDAVLGAMAAKNPEKLNWRTSIVDLMKLLGLDSSLTARKELATELHYTGDMNDSASMNIWLHAQVMQKLAQNGGKVSPDLLK
- the ahcY gene encoding adenosylhomocysteinase; the encoded protein is MTTSTDYKVKDLSLAEWGRKEISIAEGEMPGLMALRAEYGASQPLKGARIAGCLHMTIQTAVLIETLTALGATVRWSSCNIFSTQDQAAAAIAATGVPVFAWKGLTEDEFNWCIEQTVKGPDGWTPNMILDDGGDLTILMHDKYPELLEDVRGLSEETTTGVHRLWEMAKKGLLRVPAINVNDSVTKSKFDNLYGCRESLVDAIRRGTDVMMAGKVAVVAGYGDVGKGSAASLRNAGCRVLVTEVDPICALQAAMEGYEVVTMEEAAPRGDIFVTATGNVDIITLDHMREMKHRAIVCNIGHFDSEIQIGALRNFKWDNIKPQVDEVVFPDGKRLIVLSEGRLVNLGNATGHPSFVMSASFTNQTLAQIELWNAPENKYENKVYTLPKHLDEKVAALHLAKVGAHLSKMTPKQAEYIDVPVNGPFKNDLYRY
- a CDS encoding dipeptidase; protein product: MTDPSPPSTADLHHEILTLDTHVDIPWPDRGDFATGAPSRRLDLPGMRAGGLGAACLVAYVGQDACDAAGHAAASARAEAMLRVIAGLGQIADVRVCDSAGAVRAAHAASDIALIPAVENGYAIGEDLSLIATFRRHGARYMTLTHNGHNRLADSARPMRHLGDPDSVHGGLSALGRDAVVEMNRVGMLVDVSHTARSTMMQALELSRAPVFASHSCVRSLCDHPRNLDDGQLDALKACGGVIHITAMDAFLRPRDVREARAVTVADFVDHIDYAVQRIGIAHVGISSDFDGGGGIRGWANAAESGNLTAELLRRGYDRAQIAALWGENFLRILKQAEDVADTMA